One window of Streptococcus suis genomic DNA carries:
- the asnA gene encoding aspartate--ammonia ligase, whose amino-acid sequence MKKSFIQQQEEISFVKNTFTQYLKDKLEIVEVQGPILSRVGDGMQDNLSGVENAVTVNVKLIPDATYEVVHSLAKWKRHTLARFGFNEGEGLFVHMKALRPDEEDLDAIHSVYVDQWDWEKVIPAGRRNLAYLKETVEQIYKAIRLTELAVEARYDIESVLPKKITFIHTEDLVKNFPDLTPKERENVVAKEYGAVFLIGIGGELADGKPHDGRAPDYDDWTTPSEGSYKGLNGDILVWNEALGSAFELSSMGIRVDQDALKRQVAITGDEARLAYDWHRALLDGQFPLSIGGGIGQSRLAMFLLRKKHIGEVQSSVWPQEVRDNFENIL is encoded by the coding sequence GAAAGACAAGCTAGAAATCGTTGAAGTGCAGGGACCGATTTTGAGTCGTGTCGGGGATGGTATGCAGGATAATTTGTCTGGCGTGGAAAATGCCGTTACCGTTAATGTCAAATTGATTCCAGATGCGACCTACGAGGTAGTGCATTCCCTTGCAAAATGGAAGCGTCATACCTTGGCTCGTTTCGGTTTCAATGAAGGCGAGGGACTCTTTGTCCACATGAAGGCTCTCCGCCCGGATGAAGAGGATTTGGATGCCATCCACTCGGTCTATGTAGACCAGTGGGATTGGGAAAAGGTCATTCCAGCTGGTCGGAGAAATCTGGCCTATCTGAAGGAAACAGTTGAGCAGATTTACAAGGCCATCCGCCTGACGGAGTTGGCAGTTGAGGCGCGTTACGATATTGAGTCTGTCCTGCCCAAGAAAATTACCTTTATCCACACAGAAGATTTGGTCAAGAATTTTCCTGATTTGACACCTAAGGAACGTGAGAATGTTGTTGCCAAAGAATACGGTGCTGTTTTCCTCATCGGTATCGGTGGTGAATTGGCCGATGGCAAGCCACATGATGGTCGCGCACCTGACTACGATGACTGGACGACACCGTCAGAAGGTTCTTACAAGGGTCTCAACGGAGATATTTTGGTCTGGAATGAAGCTCTAGGTTCTGCCTTTGAATTGTCCTCAATGGGCATTCGGGTGGACCAAGATGCTCTCAAACGCCAAGTAGCTATTACCGGCGATGAGGCTCGTTTGGCCTATGATTGGCATCGTGCTCTCTTGGACGGCCAGTTTCCGCTATCTATCGGTGGTGGTATTGGACAATCGCGTCTGGCCATGTTCCTCCTTCGTAAAAAACATATCGGTGAGGTTCAATCTAGCGTCTGGCCACAAGAAGTGCGTGACAATTTCGAGAATATTTTGTAA
- the typA gene encoding translational GTPase TypA → MTKLREDIRNVAIIAHVDHGKTTLVDELLKQSQTLDERTQLDERAMDSNDIEKERGITILAKNTAVAYNGTRINIMDTPGHADFGGEVERIMKMVDGVVLVVDAYEGTMPQTRFVLKKALEQNLTPIVVVNKIDKPSARPEEVVDEVLELFIELGADDDQLEFPVVYASAINGTSSLSDNPADQEETMAPIFDTIIEHIPAPVDNSDEPLQFQVSLLDYNDFVGRIGIGRVFRGTVKVGDQVTLSKLDGTTKNFRVTKLFGFFGLERKEIQEAKAGDLIAVSGMEDIFVGETVTPTDAVEALPVLRIDEPTLQMTFLVNNSPFAGREGKWVTSRKIEERLLAELQTDVSLRVDPTNSPDKWTVSGRGELHLSILIETMRREGYELQVSRPEVIIKEIDGVKMEPFERVQIDTPEEYQGSVIQSLSERKGDMLDMVSTGNGQTRLVFLVPARGLIGYSTEFLSMTRGYGIMNHTFDQYLPVVQGEIGGRHRGALVSIDQGKATTYSIMRIEERGTIFVNPGTEVYEGMIIGENSRENDLTVNITTAKQMTNVRSATKDQTSVIKTPRILTLEESLEFLNDDEYMEVTPESIRLRKQVLNKAERDKAAKKKKLATEE, encoded by the coding sequence ATGACAAAACTTAGAGAAGACATCCGTAACGTAGCCATTATTGCCCACGTTGACCACGGAAAAACAACCCTCGTTGATGAGCTCTTGAAGCAATCACAAACTCTTGATGAGCGTACGCAATTGGATGAGCGTGCCATGGACTCAAACGACATCGAAAAAGAGCGTGGTATCACCATCCTTGCCAAAAATACAGCTGTAGCTTACAATGGAACTCGTATCAACATCATGGATACGCCAGGACACGCGGACTTCGGTGGTGAGGTTGAGCGGATCATGAAAATGGTTGACGGTGTTGTCCTTGTCGTGGATGCTTACGAAGGTACTATGCCGCAGACTCGTTTCGTATTGAAAAAGGCCCTTGAGCAAAACTTGACACCAATCGTCGTTGTCAACAAGATTGACAAACCATCTGCTCGTCCAGAAGAAGTAGTGGACGAAGTGCTTGAGCTCTTCATCGAGCTTGGTGCGGATGATGACCAGTTGGAATTCCCAGTTGTTTACGCATCTGCTATCAACGGAACATCTTCTCTGTCAGACAATCCAGCTGACCAAGAAGAAACAATGGCACCAATATTCGATACCATCATCGAGCACATTCCAGCTCCAGTTGATAACTCAGACGAGCCACTTCAGTTCCAGGTTTCGCTCTTGGATTATAACGACTTCGTTGGTCGTATCGGTATCGGCCGTGTCTTCCGTGGTACGGTAAAAGTTGGTGACCAAGTTACCCTTTCTAAACTAGATGGTACGACCAAAAACTTCCGCGTTACAAAACTCTTTGGTTTCTTCGGCCTTGAGCGTAAAGAAATCCAAGAAGCTAAAGCGGGTGACTTGATTGCCGTTTCTGGTATGGAAGACATCTTCGTTGGTGAGACGGTAACTCCTACTGATGCGGTTGAGGCCTTGCCAGTATTGCGCATTGACGAGCCAACCCTTCAAATGACTTTCTTGGTGAACAACTCACCATTTGCGGGTCGTGAAGGGAAATGGGTAACTTCACGTAAGATTGAAGAGCGTCTCTTGGCTGAATTGCAGACAGACGTATCTCTTCGTGTAGATCCAACCAATTCACCAGATAAATGGACTGTTTCAGGTCGTGGTGAATTGCACTTGTCTATCTTGATTGAAACCATGCGTCGGGAAGGCTATGAGCTTCAAGTATCACGTCCAGAAGTTATCATCAAAGAAATCGACGGCGTGAAAATGGAGCCATTTGAGCGCGTGCAAATCGATACTCCTGAAGAATACCAAGGTTCTGTTATCCAATCCCTTTCTGAGCGTAAGGGTGATATGTTGGATATGGTTTCAACAGGTAATGGCCAAACTCGTCTTGTTTTCCTTGTACCTGCGCGTGGTTTGATTGGTTATTCAACAGAATTCCTTTCTATGACTCGTGGTTACGGTATTATGAACCATACTTTCGACCAATACCTGCCTGTTGTTCAAGGTGAGATCGGTGGTCGTCACCGTGGCGCCCTTGTCTCTATCGACCAAGGTAAGGCAACGACTTACTCTATCATGCGTATCGAAGAACGTGGTACCATCTTTGTCAATCCAGGTACGGAAGTATACGAGGGAATGATTATCGGTGAAAACTCTCGTGAAAATGACTTGACAGTTAACATCACGACCGCTAAACAGATGACAAACGTTCGTTCAGCTACCAAAGACCAAACGTCTGTAATTAAGACACCACGTATCTTGACCCTTGAAGAATCTCTTGAATTCTTGAATGACGATGAGTACATGGAAGTAACACCAGAATCTATCCGTTTGCGTAAGCAAGTTCTCAATAAGGCAGAACGTGATAAGGCTGCCAAGAAGAAAAAATTAGCAACTGAAGAATAG
- a CDS encoding DUF3165 family protein, with protein MFYLILAILLVLFYIFLAPNNVRGTINLMVAVVAVVALFIFLMLAFLKILQVSSDIWVGFIVIFIGLWAMRDIYYLDKPSRKTVRK; from the coding sequence ATGTTTTATCTGATACTAGCAATATTATTGGTGCTCTTTTATATCTTTTTAGCCCCCAATAATGTACGAGGGACTATCAACCTCATGGTAGCAGTTGTTGCCGTTGTAGCCCTCTTCATCTTTTTAATGCTAGCCTTCCTAAAAATCTTGCAGGTATCTTCAGATATTTGGGTAGGATTTATCGTCATCTTCATCGGCCTATGGGCCATGAGAGACATCTATTATTTAGATAAACCGAGTCGAAAAACAGTGAGAAAATAA
- a CDS encoding mechanosensitive ion channel yields MSNIFDTLFLPLVSALPGVVRMIVLLIIAFVLAGLLRKLTLAGLNKIQFAQKLQKWGILKPEDNGQAIIKNLGQLVYFLVILFFLPSILSGLNISSTVDPISSMFQKFFAFIPNLIAAGLILFVGTFFCNFIKGLLKAFLERLEIDKWYTKVTGQEKLPFDTKQLITVLATVVYVLIFIPILTLALETLGITSISQPIVTILNQVIGFLPNILVALVLVALGSFIAKLLGNLLENLLETAGINAYSKYLTNKEDANFQLSSILAQLVRGIIIVFFFVQAIQVLNLQVFNAVGTSILAYLPSLISAIAILVLAVIGGNILSGFLSKVTNNAFLAGLVRYGLIVFAAFMALDQLKFAQNIVQSTFTIVLGALAVAFALAFGLGGRDFAAKQLEKLEKKIDKE; encoded by the coding sequence ATGTCTAATATTTTCGATACACTCTTCCTGCCCTTGGTTTCGGCCTTGCCAGGAGTTGTCCGCATGATCGTTCTCTTGATCATTGCCTTTGTCCTTGCAGGTCTCCTGCGTAAATTAACCCTGGCTGGTTTGAACAAGATTCAATTTGCTCAAAAATTGCAAAAATGGGGTATCCTCAAGCCGGAAGATAATGGACAGGCCATCATTAAAAACCTCGGTCAACTGGTTTATTTCTTGGTCATTCTCTTCTTCCTGCCTTCTATCCTTTCGGGCTTGAATATCAGCAGTACTGTTGACCCGATTTCGAGCATGTTCCAAAAATTCTTTGCCTTTATTCCTAATTTGATTGCAGCTGGATTGATTCTCTTTGTAGGAACCTTCTTCTGTAACTTCATTAAGGGTCTTCTGAAAGCCTTCTTGGAGCGTCTGGAAATTGACAAATGGTACACCAAGGTTACTGGCCAAGAAAAATTGCCATTTGACACTAAACAACTCATCACTGTCTTAGCAACAGTCGTTTACGTTCTTATCTTCATTCCAATCTTGACCTTGGCCTTGGAAACTCTGGGTATCACCAGCATTTCTCAACCAATCGTCACCATTCTCAACCAGGTCATTGGCTTCCTTCCAAATATCCTGGTAGCCCTTGTCCTAGTCGCTCTTGGTAGCTTCATTGCCAAGCTCTTGGGCAACCTCTTGGAAAATCTTCTTGAAACTGCTGGTATCAATGCCTACTCTAAGTATTTGACAAACAAAGAAGATGCCAACTTCCAACTTTCCTCTATCCTGGCTCAATTGGTTCGTGGCATCATTATTGTATTCTTCTTTGTTCAAGCTATCCAAGTTCTTAACCTGCAAGTCTTTAACGCTGTTGGTACATCCATTCTTGCCTACCTTCCGTCCCTGATTAGTGCCATTGCCATTCTTGTTTTGGCAGTCATTGGTGGCAACATTCTATCTGGTTTCTTGAGCAAGGTGACCAACAATGCCTTCCTAGCTGGCCTTGTCCGCTATGGCCTCATTGTCTTTGCAGCCTTCATGGCTCTTGACCAATTGAAATTCGCACAGAATATCGTTCAATCGACCTTCACGATTGTTCTGGGAGCCTTGGCTGTTGCCTTTGCCCTGGCCTTCGGTCTCGGTGGTCGTGACTTCGCAGCCAAACAATTGGAAAAATTAGAAAAGAAAATTGATAAAGAATAA
- the murD gene encoding UDP-N-acetylmuramoyl-L-alanine--D-glutamate ligase, with translation MKQIDSVKNKKVLVLGLAKSGESAARLLHQLGAIVTVNDGKPFEDNPTAQSLLEEGIRVICGSHPLELLDEEFALMVKNPGIHYQNPMVEKALKKGIPVWTEVELAYLISEAPIVGITGSNGKTTTTTMIAEVLNAGDTSAKLCGNIGYPASSVAQTATEEDTLVMELSSFQLMGTESFRPHIAVITNLIASHIDYHGTFDAYVAAKWMIQRQMTADDFIVLNFNQQEAKDLAAQTLATVVPFSTLEVVDGAYLAEGKLYFKGEYIMDADQIGVPGSHNVENALATIAVAKLLGVANQSIQESLAAFGGVKHRLQFVGTINDISFYNDSKSTNILATQKALSGFDNSKVILIAGGLDRGNEFDDLVPDLVGLKQIVILGQSAERVQRAADKAGVDTISATDIADATRKAFELAQAGDVVLLSPANASWDMYANFEVRGDVFLDTFEELKNK, from the coding sequence ATGAAACAAATTGATAGTGTCAAAAATAAAAAGGTCCTGGTTCTGGGACTGGCTAAGTCAGGCGAGTCGGCAGCTCGCTTGCTCCACCAGCTCGGTGCCATTGTTACAGTCAATGACGGCAAGCCGTTTGAGGATAATCCCACAGCTCAATCTCTCCTGGAAGAGGGGATTCGTGTCATCTGTGGCAGCCACCCCCTAGAATTATTGGATGAAGAATTTGCCCTCATGGTGAAAAATCCAGGTATTCATTATCAAAATCCTATGGTAGAGAAGGCCTTGAAAAAAGGGATTCCAGTTTGGACAGAGGTGGAGCTGGCCTATTTGATTTCAGAAGCGCCGATAGTGGGTATCACAGGTTCAAATGGCAAGACTACGACTACGACCATGATTGCGGAAGTTCTCAATGCTGGCGATACATCTGCTAAACTGTGTGGGAATATCGGTTATCCAGCCTCATCAGTGGCTCAAACAGCGACAGAAGAGGACACCTTGGTCATGGAATTGTCTTCCTTCCAGCTTATGGGGACGGAGTCCTTCCGACCACACATTGCTGTGATTACCAACTTGATTGCCAGCCATATTGATTACCATGGGACCTTTGATGCCTATGTTGCTGCAAAATGGATGATTCAGCGTCAGATGACGGCTGACGATTTTATTGTGCTGAATTTTAATCAGCAGGAAGCCAAGGATTTGGCTGCTCAGACTTTAGCGACAGTGGTGCCTTTTTCTACGCTAGAGGTGGTAGATGGGGCTTATTTGGCAGAAGGCAAGCTGTATTTCAAGGGTGAATATATCATGGATGCTGATCAGATTGGTGTTCCCGGCTCGCACAATGTTGAAAATGCCCTGGCGACGATTGCGGTTGCCAAGTTACTGGGTGTGGCGAATCAGTCTATCCAGGAAAGTTTGGCTGCCTTTGGTGGTGTCAAACATCGCTTGCAATTTGTAGGAACGATCAACGATATTTCCTTCTACAATGACAGTAAATCTACTAATATATTAGCTACCCAAAAAGCTCTATCAGGTTTTGACAATAGCAAGGTCATTTTGATTGCCGGTGGTTTGGATCGTGGCAATGAATTTGATGACTTGGTGCCAGATTTAGTTGGATTGAAACAGATAGTGATTCTCGGTCAATCTGCTGAGAGAGTCCAGCGGGCTGCAGACAAAGCGGGAGTGGATACCATTTCAGCGACAGATATTGCTGATGCCACTCGCAAGGCCTTTGAATTGGCTCAAGCAGGAGACGTCGTTCTCCTTAGTCCTGCCAATGCAAGCTGGGATATGTATGCCAATTTTGAAGTTCGAGGGGATGTTTTCCTCGACACCTTTGAGGAGTTGAAAAACAAATGA